In the genome of Quercus robur chromosome 3, dhQueRobu3.1, whole genome shotgun sequence, one region contains:
- the LOC126717766 gene encoding protein RGF1 INDUCIBLE TRANSCRIPTION FACTOR 1 produces the protein MVGFKYYIKETDWLSALLHCKFFGSCSDHQELRKNEKNVFCIDCSIGCCRHCIKDDDHCFHRQLQICKYLFNDVVRLQEMQKHLDCSKIQTYKINGKKAVHLNPRHRSKDARPSTKSKFGGTCEGCGRYIQDLPNRFCSIACKVSVVAVKLKDQSHNLIPDPIPEIDMSFKENSYEDTDVNELESSISVADSSEERAWVSSFLKPRKVLHKRKGIPHRAPLC, from the exons ATG GTAGGATTCAAGTATTACATAAAAGAAACAGACTGGCTTAGTGCTCTTTTGCATTGCAAATTCTTTGGTTCTTGTAGTGATCATCAAGAGCTtcggaaaaatgaaaagaatgtgTTTTGCATTGACTGTAGTATTGGGTGTTGTAGACATTGTATAAAGGATGATGATCATTGCTTCCACCGGCAGCTACAGATCTGCAAATATCTCTTCAATGATGTCGTCCGCCTTCAAGAAATGCAGAAGCATCTTGACTGCTCTAAAATTCAG ACATATAAAATCAATGGTAAAAAAGCTGTGCATCTCAATCCTCGGCATCGATCCAAAGATGCAAGACCTTCAACTAAATCAAAGTTTGGTGGTACTTGTGAAGGATGTGGGAGATACATACAAGACCTTCCTAATCGCTTCTGCTCCATTGCTTGCAAG GTCTCAGTGGTAGCAGTGAAGCTTAAGGATCAAAGCCATAACTTGATTCCTGACCCAATTCCGGAAATTGATATGTCTTTTAAGGAAAACTCTTACGAAGATACAGATGTGAATGAACTGGAATCATCAATCTCTGTTGCTGATTCATCTGAGGAGAGGGCTTGGGTAAGTTCATTCTTGAAGCCAAGGAAAGTATTGCACAAGAGGAAAGGCATACCTCATAGGGCTCCTCTTTGTTGA